Proteins from a single region of Megachile rotundata isolate GNS110a chromosome 7, iyMegRotu1, whole genome shotgun sequence:
- the LOC100878279 gene encoding uncharacterized protein LOC100878279 isoform X2, with protein MKDLDLIMNNSDCASCTLEPPPDILHIPPPPFPTVLQQGSDFYLHADLLSFLPHLNNSPCKHFCDRRSEGVQYIEMPQQGTVFDDTWLLVLISSCVGVIFIGIILATLFLKCKFNRSGKSSVISIPNVTSGIQTKMGRIQNEAVLYPCTTDAMQDSRVMWATLTPRGTTRHYLEEHTYETIGAGQFHKRTCSTTPTEHTYADPPVTLPIQSQLKDDEAFDNTAFVDYEEPLTKSDYYQLNDTWESNDLGMQKGTSRPRVSSPTRIEHPNLPPLNLYPHKHSFRKNSAGPQASDTLLRNSITSSTYIPTI; from the exons ATGAAAGATTTAgatttaataatgaataattcGGATTGTGCGTCGTGCACCCTCGAACCGCCACCCGACATTCTCCATATACCACCACCTCCGTTTCCAACTGTTCTGCAACAAGGCTCCGATTTCTATTTACATGCGGATTTGTTATCGTTTTTACCGCATCTGAACAACAGCCCATGCAAACATTTCTGCGATCGGCGATCCGAAGGGGTGCAATATATAGAAATGCCTCAACAAG GTACAGTGTTTGATGACACGTGGTTATTGGTTTTAATATCATCTTGCGTCGGTGTAATTTTTATAGGCATAATATTAGCAACGTTATTCTTAAAGTGCAAATT TAATAGAAGTGGTAAAAGCAGCGTGATTTCCATACCAAACGTAACATCTGGCATACAAACAAAAATGGGAAGAATTCAAAACGAAGCTGTGCTTTATCCTTGCACGACTGACGCTATGCAAGACAGTCGCGTTATGTGGGCTACACTTACACCCCGTGGTACTACCAGACACTATTTAGAAGAACATACTTATGAAACGATCGGCGCTGGACAATTTCATAAACGTACCTGTTCAACTACACCAACTGAACAT ACTTACGCAGATCCGCCGGTCACTCTGCCGATTCAGAGTCAGCTGAAGGACGATGAAGCATTCGATAATACCGCATTCGTAGATTATGAAGAACCTTTAACAAAATCTGATTACTATCAACTTAATGATACTTGGGAATCAAATGATCTAG GTATGCAAAAAGGTACATCACGTCCGCGCGTCAGCTCACCAACAAGAATTGAACACCCAAATTTGCCACCGCTTAATCTTTATCCTCATAAACATTCGTTTCGCAAAAATTCTGCTGGGCCACAAGCTTCGGATACGCTTCTAAGAAATAGTATTACATCGTCTACGTACATTCCTACCATATAA
- the LOC100878279 gene encoding uncharacterized protein LOC100878279 isoform X1, translating to MKDLDLIMNNSDCASCTLEPPPDILHIPPPPFPTVLQQGSDFYLHADLLSFLPHLNNSPCKHFCDRRSEGVQYIEMPQQGTVFDDTWLLVLISSCVGVIFIGIILATLFLKCKFNRSGKSSVISIPNVTSGIQTKMGRIQNEAVLYPCTTDAMQDSRVMWATLTPRGTTRHYLEEHTYETIGAGQFHKRTCSTTPTEHVKLKTYADPPVTLPIQSQLKDDEAFDNTAFVDYEEPLTKSDYYQLNDTWESNDLGMQKGTSRPRVSSPTRIEHPNLPPLNLYPHKHSFRKNSAGPQASDTLLRNSITSSTYIPTI from the exons ATGAAAGATTTAgatttaataatgaataattcGGATTGTGCGTCGTGCACCCTCGAACCGCCACCCGACATTCTCCATATACCACCACCTCCGTTTCCAACTGTTCTGCAACAAGGCTCCGATTTCTATTTACATGCGGATTTGTTATCGTTTTTACCGCATCTGAACAACAGCCCATGCAAACATTTCTGCGATCGGCGATCCGAAGGGGTGCAATATATAGAAATGCCTCAACAAG GTACAGTGTTTGATGACACGTGGTTATTGGTTTTAATATCATCTTGCGTCGGTGTAATTTTTATAGGCATAATATTAGCAACGTTATTCTTAAAGTGCAAATT TAATAGAAGTGGTAAAAGCAGCGTGATTTCCATACCAAACGTAACATCTGGCATACAAACAAAAATGGGAAGAATTCAAAACGAAGCTGTGCTTTATCCTTGCACGACTGACGCTATGCAAGACAGTCGCGTTATGTGGGCTACACTTACACCCCGTGGTACTACCAGACACTATTTAGAAGAACATACTTATGAAACGATCGGCGCTGGACAATTTCATAAACGTACCTGTTCAACTACACCAACTGAACATGTAAAACTTAag ACTTACGCAGATCCGCCGGTCACTCTGCCGATTCAGAGTCAGCTGAAGGACGATGAAGCATTCGATAATACCGCATTCGTAGATTATGAAGAACCTTTAACAAAATCTGATTACTATCAACTTAATGATACTTGGGAATCAAATGATCTAG GTATGCAAAAAGGTACATCACGTCCGCGCGTCAGCTCACCAACAAGAATTGAACACCCAAATTTGCCACCGCTTAATCTTTATCCTCATAAACATTCGTTTCGCAAAAATTCTGCTGGGCCACAAGCTTCGGATACGCTTCTAAGAAATAGTATTACATCGTCTACGTACATTCCTACCATATAA
- the Nprl3 gene encoding GATOR complex protein Nprl3: protein MEINPLSIILVKSDSKGDRLLFRYPHTTKHTRDSNQYTKKRNPYSLTITEDLLQSLPFPTSNISNGNLTGVNDEVLSTLFAVKPELCEQKFELKVNDVRFVGHPTLVPSHGLKEVNSSMLFNIVFALQAQASHSIVKCYYDLSRRLGIALRHEERRCGFLTEEIKIMVSTHDEIATRSEGESDCDESPYELILQRSSLARDLKSVFSSLSTSGIINIMINKWIQVRFCLPQKVHQSHEKGFVINPEIIDRCLNSLRPYHGLLLLIERLDLLDSLPIDSSPALKRLIQMYSPLKNLQTLAADSDLTLTQVFQLTGHLVYWAKATIIYPLCESNVYVVSPDAIITNQLLEVFSEEFPGFCLLQVLSDFSLPTSISQKLNPLNQLQQQTQLVKIIIWLLKNHLLLQLHTYVQYMPMVHGRVLDVKDEMNHNLNEIIDSNNTWNLSEISKGSSVDMAEELSISFRKETEIYNYQSEDYDIPSDDRKLLDRLCRLGYFNGDHHLEEIMYLENIRRSQLLQILDKFRDVLITCECEDPAIALFYSQFSS from the exons ATGGAAATAAATCCTTTGAGTATAATTCTTGTAAAAAGTGATAGCAAAGGTGATAGACTGTTGTTTCGATATCCACATACGACAAAGCATACACGAGATTCTAATCAATATACTAAAAAGAGAAATCCGTATTCTCTCACTATTACAGAAGACCTATTACAG TCTTTACCTTTTCCAACTTCTAATATAAGTAATGGAAACTTAACTGGAGTGAATGATGAAGTATTATCAACATTATTTGCTGTTAAACCTGAATTATGCGAACAAAAGTTTGAGCTAAAAGTAAATGATGTTCGTTTCGTTGGACATCCGACTTTAGTTCCATCTCATGGATTAAAAGAAGTCAATTCTTCTATGCTATTTAATATAGTCTTTGCTCTTCAAGCACAAGCGAGTCATTCTATAGTAAAATGTTATTACGATTTGAGTAGAAG ACTTGGAATAGCTTTAAGACATGAAGAAAGGAGATGTGGATTTTTAacagaagaaattaaaattatggtCTCTACTCATGATGAAATTGCTACTAG aTCTGAAGGTGAAAGTGATTGTGATGAATCACCAtatgaattaattttacaaagaaGTTCACTTGCACGTGATTTGAAATCTGTATTTAGTAGTCTTAGTACTTctggtataattaatattatgattaataaatGGATTCAAGTGCGTTTTTGTCTTCCACAAAAAGTTCATCAATCTCATGAGAAGGGATTTGTTATTAATCCAGAAATAATAGACAG ATGTTTAAATAGTTTAAGACCTTATCATGGCTTATTGTTGCTCATTGAACGTTTAGATTTATTGGATTCACTTCCAATAGACTCTTCTCCAGCTCTTAAACGTTTAATTCAAATGTATAGTCctttgaaaaatttacaaactttggCTGCTGATTCTGATTTGACACTTActcaagttttccaattaaCTGGTCATTTAGTGTATTGGGCTAAAGCCACCATAATTTATCCACTTTGTGAAAGTAATGTTTATGTTGTTTCTCCAGACGCTATTATTACAAATCAATTATTAGAAGTATTTTCTGAAGAATTTCCTGGATTCTGCCTTTTGCAA GTTCTTAGTGATTTTTCATTACCAACATCCATAAGTCAAAAATTAAATCCATTGAATCAATTGCAACAACAAACACAAttagtgaaaataataatatggtTGTTAAAGAACCATTTACTTCTACAATTACATACTTATGTGCAATACATGCCAATGGTGCATGGTAGAGTATTg GATGTGAAGGATGAAATGAATCATAATTTGAATGAGATTATAGATAGTAACAACACATGGAATTTAAGTGAAATTTCGAAAGGATCCTCGGTAGATATGGCAGAGGAATTATCAATATCTTTTCGCAAAGAAactgaaatatataattatcagtCAGAAGATTATGATATTCCTTCTGATGATAGAAAATTGTTAGATAGACTATGTCGTCTTGGTTATTTTAATGGAGATCATCATTTGGAAGAGATTATGTATTTAGAAAATATTCGTAGATCGCAATTGCTCCAAATCCTGGATAAATTTCGAGATGTATTGATCACGTGTGAATGCGAAGATCCTGCTATTGCTCTGTTTTATAGTCAGTTTAGTTCTTAA
- the LOC100878052 gene encoding RNA-binding motif protein, X-linked 2 encodes MNPLTNVKNIKKLGEQELLTDRKVSWHDQYKDSAWIFIGGLPYDLTEGDVVTIFSQYGEVVNINLIRDKDTGKQKGYGFLCYEDQRSTILAVDNFNGTKILGRTIRVDHVANYKAPKDSKNIDEETKRLRKEGCAPKNV; translated from the exons ATGAATCCTTTAAC aaacgtaaaaaatataaaaaagctcGGAGAACAAGAATTATTAACTGATAGAAAAGTATCTTGGCATGATCAGTATAAGGACAGTGCTTGGATTTTTATTGGTGGTTTACCATATGATTTAACAGAAGGTGACGTCGTAACAATATTTTCACA ATATGGGGAAGTAGTAAATATAAACTTAATTCGAGATAAAGATACAGGAAAACAAAAAGGGTATGGTTTCTTATGTTATGAAGATCAAAGAAGTACCATACTAGCTGTTGACAATTTTAATGGTACCAag attttagGTAGAACAATAAGAGTTGATCATGTAGCAAATTATAAAGCACCAAAAGATTCAAAAAATATTGATGAAGAGACAAAACGATTAAGAAAAGAAGGCTGTGCTCCAAAAAACGTATAG
- the Kat60 gene encoding katanin p60, with the protein MAVSINEICENTKLAREMALTGNYDTSGVYYQGVVQQIHRLLTSIADATRKAKWQLIQHQIVQEFEKVKATSNTLQLFKVDTHGERLLGNSCLSFEEPTRDPTLWTYNNSDHSWNPTVSKDPDVWPPLTPAEQKSIRPLKSQTKQQNRTSTRKPVVTGKKVDIKPVVRKDDKKASRKDDTNKEKCESDKVDIEVEERKFEPSGSDRDLVDLLERDIVQKNPNIHWDDIADLYEAKRLLEEAVVLPMWMPDFFKGIRRPWKGVLMVGPPGTGKTMLAKAVATECGTTFFNVSSSTLTSKYRGESEKLVRLLFEMARFYAPSTIFIDEIDSLCSRRGSESEHEASRRVKSELLVQMDGISSNSEDPSKVVMVLAATNFPWDIDEALRRRLEKRIYIPLPNHEGREALLKINLREVKVDSSVNLSDIARKLEGYSGADITNVCRDASMMSMRKKIAGLKPDQIRQLPKEELDLPVSAADFDEAVERCNKSVSQEDLEKYEKWMSEFGSS; encoded by the exons ATGGCAGTTTCAATCaatgaaatttgtgaaaatacTAAATTGGCACGTGAAATGGCATTGACTGGAAATTACGATACATCTGGAGTATATTACCAAGGCGTTGTTCAACAAATTCATCGATTACTTACAAGCATTGCAGATGCAACACGGAAAGCTAAATGGCAGCTTATTCAACATCAAATTgttcaagaatttgagaaagtaAAAGCAACGTCAAATACTTTACAGCTTTTTAAAGTTGATACACATGGAGAACGATTATTAG GTAATTCATGTTTATCATTTGAAGAACCTACAAGGGATCCGACTTTATGGACTTATAATAACTCAGATCATTCATGGAATCCAACAGTATCAAAAGATCCAGATGTGTGGCCACCATTGACACCTGCAGAAcaaaa AAGTATTAGACCACTGAAAAGTCAAACAAAACAACAAAATCGGACTAGTACTCGAAAACCTGTCGTTACAGGAAAAAAAGTAGACATTAAACCAGTTGTTAGAAAGGATGATAAAAAAGCATCAAGAAAAGATGACACGAATAAA gaAAAATGTGAGTCTGACAAAGTAGATATAGAAGTAGAAGAACGCAAATTTGAACCATCTGGTAGTGACAGAGATTTAGTAGATTTATTAG AAAGAGATATTGTTCAAAAAAATCCGAACATTCATTGGGACGATATAGCTGATTTATATGAAGCAAAGCGATTATTAGAAGAAGCTGTTGTACTTCCAATGTGGATGCCAGACTTTTttaaa GGAATTCGTCGACCTTGGAAAGGAGTACTTATGGTTGGACCACCAGGTACTGGAAAAACAATGCTTGCTAAAGCTGTGGCAACTGAATGCGGGacaacattttttaatgtatcaTCTTCTACACTAACTTCAAAATACAGAGGAGAATCAGAAAAACTTGTTCGTCTTCTGTTTGAAATG GCAAGATTTTATGCACCTAGTACGATTTTTATTGATGAAATCGACTCTCTATGCTCCAGAAGAGGATCTGAGTCTGAACATGAAGCTTCACGACGAGTGAAATCTGAACTTCTTGTTCAAATGGATGGTATAAGTTCAAACAG CGAAGATCCAAGTAAAGTTGTAATGGTACTGGCAGCAACAAATTTTCCGTGGGATATCGATGAAGCTCTACGAAGGCGATTGGAAAAACGTATTTACATTCCATTACCTAATC ATGAGGGTAGAGAagcattattaaaaattaatctacGAGAAGTAAAAGTAGATTCATCGGTAAATTTATCGGATATTGCCAGAAAGTTAGAGGGTTATTCTGGCGCAGATATTACAAATGTTTGcag AGATGCATCTATGATGTCTATGCGGAAGAAAATTGCAGGCTTAAAGCCTGATCAAATTAGACAGTTGCCAAAAGAAGAATTAGACTTACCTGTATCTGCAGCAGATTTTGATGAAGCTGTTGAAAGGTGTAATAAGAGCGTTTCCCAAGAGGatttagaaaaatatgaaaaatggaTGAGTGAATTTGGTTCGTCTTGA